A window of the Microplitis mediator isolate UGA2020A chromosome 5, iyMicMedi2.1, whole genome shotgun sequence genome harbors these coding sequences:
- the LOC130667578 gene encoding protein cornichon, with protein sequence MAFSLAAFSYIIALIVDAFLIFFAIFHVIAFDELKTEYKNPIEQCNSLNPLVPFEYGLHLLINVLFLVSGEWLSILINAPLIAYHVNRYLTRPVMSGPGLYDATSILNANVLARCQREGWIKLAFYLLCFFYYLYGMISSLIH encoded by the exons ATGGCGTTTAGTTTAGCTgctttttcatatattattgcacTGATTGTTGATGCATTTCTCATATTTTTCGCTATTTTCCat gtgATTGCATTTGATGAATTAAAGACGGAGTATAAAAATCCTATTGAGCAGTGCAATAGTCTCAATCCT ctcgTACCTTTTGAATATGGGCTGCATCTTCTGATAAATGTATTATTCTTAGTAAGCGGGGAATGGTtgtcaatattaataaatgcTCCGTTGATTGCGTACCATGTAAACAGATACTTGACGAGGCCGGTAATGTCAGGTCCCGGTCTATATGACGCTACGAGTATTTTAAATGCCAATGTTTTGGCAAGATGTCAAAGAGAGGGATGGATCAAACTTGCATTTTATTTGCTCTGTTTCTTCTATTATTTATACGG